Proteins from a genomic interval of Niabella soli DSM 19437:
- a CDS encoding HdeD family acid-resistance protein, whose protein sequence is MATQMLQERLKNWWLLLVSGILFILLGFYILNQPLASYLALSVFFAAAFLVSGIFEVLYAVSSKRHDAGWGWALFGGIVDTVFGIFLIASPVLTMAVLPMYIGFVILFRAVLGIMHAFALKKLGISGWGWALMAAILGIVFALMMISNPVFGGLTIVVYTAVAVLMLGVAQVALSLRLKSIKNRLQAL, encoded by the coding sequence ATGGCTACACAAATGCTGCAGGAGCGATTGAAGAATTGGTGGTTGCTCCTGGTTTCGGGTATCTTATTTATTTTATTGGGATTTTATATTTTGAATCAGCCGCTGGCTTCTTACCTTGCCTTGTCCGTTTTTTTTGCCGCGGCTTTTTTGGTCTCCGGTATTTTTGAAGTATTGTATGCCGTAAGTAGTAAGAGGCATGATGCGGGCTGGGGCTGGGCGCTTTTTGGCGGCATTGTGGACACCGTGTTTGGGATCTTCCTGATTGCATCGCCTGTGCTTACCATGGCGGTGTTGCCGATGTATATCGGGTTTGTGATCCTGTTCCGGGCTGTGCTGGGGATTATGCACGCATTTGCGTTGAAAAAACTGGGCATATCGGGCTGGGGCTGGGCGTTGATGGCGGCCATATTAGGTATTGTTTTTGCCCTGATGATGATCTCGAACCCTGTATTTGGTGGGCTTACCATCGTAGTTTACACTGCTGTAGCGGTATTGATGCTGGGCGTTGCCCAGGTAGCGCTTTCCCTGCGGTTAAAAAGTATTAAGAACCGGCTACAGGCTTTGTAG
- a CDS encoding ATP-dependent helicase, whose product MSFPKQKIEEKFKETYQRLNEQQRMAVDTLEGPVMVIAGPGTGKTQILAARIGKILLETDALPENILCLTYTDAGVVAMRKRLQQFIGADAYKVNIYTFHAFCNDVIQDNLSLFEKTALDPVSELERIEYFKRLIDGFPKNHPLKRYRGDVYFDALHLQNLFSAMKREGWTPEFINQKIDAYINDLPNREEYIAKRAVKEFKKGDLRTDQIAEATEKIERVRAAVNEFNRFQKLMNEERRYDFDDMINWVIRALEENESLLRDYQERYHYILVDEFQDTSGTQNRIVQLLINFWERPNVFVVGDDDQSIYRFQGANVQNMLDFAHQYQQDLKTVVLTNNYRSIQPILDVSKSVISKNTERLVTQLPGLSKELIAANNTINQLTNPPELTEYNSEKEEMAGICLSVEQLVKQGIAPGRIAVIYKENKYGEELANYFRLMGIPVFSKRPINLLQHPFIKKIITILRYLEEEHDIPYGGDELLFEILHYDFYKIPPIEIAKLNTEVSRRQYKGEATSLRQLLSEKAKAPAIDLFDAGLHEGLKNFNAVYEQLIADVSNVTLQQLTENIIRYAGVLPYTLHHAEKALLMQMLSSFFDFIKEENSRNPALDLEALISIINTMEKEKIPLSLMRTIGNDKGVNLLTAHGSKGLEFEYVFLAGTNASYWEKKRSMPVIFKLPDTLFSSQPDGDTLEELRRVFYVAITRAEKYLYLSWSKMNNAGKELEPSRFIAEIQEQHEIVINYREIDSDTMTAFRQLQFTAQAPTIVANEDDFITPLLDKFVMNVTALNNYLDCPLKFYYQNLLRIPSGKNENTEFGSAIHFALERFFKKMKEDKESNFPEVATLYEDFKWYMQRHRQNFTKEAFARRMEQGAIILPEYYNNYIDAWNKVVVVELNIKNVVLDGVPLKGKLDKLEFNGRDVTVVDYKTGSVTYAQTKLKAPNEKEPLGGDYWRQAVFYKLLVDHYELKNWKVASAEFDFIEPDEKKQFVKHKILLLPEHAEIVKQQITTTWQHIQNREFYKGCGKEDCHWCNFVKDNQLYTHLEDVDEDPDL is encoded by the coding sequence ATGTCGTTTCCCAAACAAAAAATAGAAGAAAAATTTAAAGAAACCTACCAGCGCCTGAACGAACAGCAGCGGATGGCAGTGGATACCCTGGAAGGACCGGTAATGGTTATTGCCGGCCCCGGCACGGGCAAAACCCAGATCCTGGCGGCCCGCATCGGGAAGATCCTGCTCGAAACGGACGCGCTGCCGGAAAACATTCTTTGTCTTACCTATACAGACGCGGGCGTGGTAGCCATGCGCAAACGCCTGCAGCAATTTATTGGTGCGGACGCCTACAAGGTTAATATTTACACCTTTCATGCTTTTTGCAATGATGTGATCCAGGACAACCTATCCCTTTTTGAAAAAACTGCGCTGGATCCTGTTTCTGAACTGGAACGCATTGAGTATTTTAAACGGCTGATCGATGGCTTCCCCAAAAATCATCCTTTAAAACGGTACCGGGGAGATGTATATTTTGATGCGCTGCACCTCCAAAACCTGTTCTCCGCCATGAAACGCGAGGGCTGGACGCCTGAATTCATCAACCAAAAGATTGATGCCTATATCAATGATCTTCCCAACCGGGAAGAATACATCGCCAAACGGGCGGTAAAAGAATTTAAAAAAGGCGACCTGCGCACGGACCAGATTGCGGAGGCAACGGAAAAGATCGAACGGGTGCGCGCTGCGGTAAATGAATTCAACCGGTTTCAAAAACTGATGAATGAAGAACGGCGCTATGATTTTGACGACATGATCAATTGGGTCATCCGCGCCCTTGAAGAAAATGAATCTTTACTGCGCGACTACCAGGAACGGTATCATTACATTCTGGTAGATGAATTCCAGGATACCAGCGGTACGCAGAACCGGATCGTACAGTTATTGATCAACTTCTGGGAGCGCCCCAATGTGTTTGTTGTGGGCGATGACGACCAAAGTATCTATCGCTTCCAGGGGGCGAATGTGCAGAATATGCTGGACTTTGCACACCAGTATCAGCAGGATCTGAAAACCGTGGTACTCACCAATAACTACCGTAGCATCCAGCCCATTTTAGACGTATCAAAGTCGGTGATCTCAAAAAATACCGAGCGGCTGGTAACCCAGCTTCCGGGCCTCAGCAAGGAACTGATCGCCGCCAACAACACCATCAATCAGCTTACCAACCCTCCGGAATTAACCGAATATAATAGCGAAAAGGAAGAAATGGCGGGTATTTGCTTGAGCGTGGAACAACTGGTAAAACAAGGTATCGCCCCGGGACGCATCGCTGTAATTTATAAAGAGAATAAATACGGGGAGGAATTAGCCAATTATTTCCGGCTGATGGGCATACCCGTTTTCAGCAAGCGGCCCATCAACCTGCTGCAACACCCTTTTATAAAAAAGATCATCACCATTTTAAGATATCTTGAGGAAGAACATGACATCCCTTATGGAGGCGATGAATTATTATTCGAAATACTGCACTATGATTTTTATAAGATCCCACCGATAGAAATTGCGAAATTGAATACAGAGGTCAGCCGGCGGCAATATAAAGGTGAAGCAACATCGCTGCGGCAATTGTTATCCGAAAAAGCAAAGGCGCCCGCAATCGATTTGTTTGATGCCGGCCTTCATGAAGGACTAAAAAACTTCAATGCCGTTTATGAACAACTGATCGCCGATGTATCCAATGTTACCTTGCAACAACTAACAGAGAACATCATCCGCTATGCAGGCGTATTGCCCTATACACTGCATCATGCGGAAAAAGCACTATTAATGCAGATGTTATCTTCTTTTTTTGATTTTATTAAAGAAGAGAACAGCCGGAACCCTGCCCTGGACCTGGAAGCGCTGATCAGCATCATCAACACCATGGAGAAAGAAAAGATCCCGCTTTCATTAATGCGCACTATTGGCAACGACAAAGGCGTAAACCTGCTAACGGCCCACGGGAGCAAGGGTTTGGAGTTTGAATATGTATTCCTCGCCGGAACCAATGCCAGCTATTGGGAAAAGAAACGGTCGATGCCGGTGATCTTCAAATTGCCTGATACGCTGTTTAGTTCGCAACCCGACGGAGATACCCTTGAAGAACTGCGGCGGGTGTTTTATGTGGCCATTACACGTGCAGAAAAATATCTGTACCTCTCCTGGTCCAAAATGAATAACGCAGGAAAGGAATTAGAGCCCTCCCGGTTTATTGCGGAGATACAGGAACAGCACGAGATCGTAATAAACTATCGTGAAATCGACAGCGATACAATGACCGCTTTCCGCCAATTGCAATTCACCGCCCAGGCTCCCACCATTGTTGCGAACGAAGATGATTTTATCACGCCCCTCCTCGATAAATTTGTAATGAACGTAACAGCGCTGAATAATTACCTTGATTGTCCGTTGAAATTTTATTATCAGAATCTGCTGCGCATCCCATCGGGTAAAAACGAGAATACGGAATTTGGAAGTGCCATCCACTTTGCATTGGAGCGCTTTTTCAAAAAAATGAAGGAAGACAAAGAGAGTAATTTTCCGGAGGTAGCCACCTTATACGAAGATTTTAAATGGTATATGCAACGCCACCGGCAGAACTTTACCAAAGAAGCTTTTGCCCGCAGGATGGAGCAGGGCGCTATTATCCTTCCTGAATATTATAACAATTATATTGACGCCTGGAACAAAGTGGTAGTGGTGGAGCTAAACATCAAAAACGTTGTATTGGATGGCGTGCCGCTAAAAGGGAAACTGGACAAACTGGAATTTAATGGTCGCGATGTAACTGTGGTGGATTATAAAACCGGCAGTGTAACCTATGCCCAGACAAAATTAAAAGCGCCGAATGAGAAAGAGCCCCTGGGAGGTGATTACTGGCGCCAGGCGGTATTTTATAAATTGCTGGTAGATCACTATGAACTAAAAAACTGGAAAGTAGCCAGCGCCGAATTCGATTTTATTGAGCCTGACGAAAAGAAACAATTCGTTAAACATAAAATCCTATTGTTGCCCGAGCATGCTGAAATAGTAAAACAACAGATAACCACCACCTGGCAACATATTCAAAACCGGGAGTTTTATAAAGGTTGCGGAAAAGAAGATTGCCATTGGTGCAATTTTGTGAAAGACAACCAGCTTTATACCCACCTGGAAGACGTAGACGAGGACCCGGACCTGTAG
- a CDS encoding class I SAM-dependent methyltransferase, which translates to MEIGEAKNMIRALPLSGTVPQLWADLGCGSGLFTRALLSLLPPAGTVYAFDKSPQAFNEPGIQFSRLDFEKQALPVPLLSGILMANSLHYISNQLELITRLKTQLRPQGMLAIIEYDTREANPWVLYPVPPEKARRLAIDAGFTNFSLLNTRKSIYQGGGMYLAAIS; encoded by the coding sequence ATGGAAATCGGGGAAGCAAAAAATATGATCCGGGCACTGCCACTCTCCGGCACGGTCCCCCAGCTATGGGCAGATCTGGGTTGCGGCAGCGGCTTATTTACCCGTGCGTTGCTCAGTCTGCTTCCTCCAGCCGGCACTGTTTACGCGTTTGACAAAAGTCCGCAGGCTTTCAACGAACCAGGCATACAATTCTCCCGGCTTGATTTTGAAAAACAGGCGCTTCCGGTGCCACTATTGTCCGGTATTTTAATGGCCAATTCGTTGCATTATATCAGCAACCAGTTAGAGTTGATCACCCGGCTGAAAACCCAATTACGACCGCAAGGTATGCTCGCAATAATAGAATACGACACACGGGAAGCCAATCCCTGGGTGCTCTACCCTGTACCACCGGAAAAAGCAAGGAGACTGGCAATTGATGCAGGGTTTACAAATTTCAGCTTGCTTAACACCAGAAAATCGATTTACCAGGGAGGAGGTATGTATCTTGCCGCTATCTCCTGA
- a CDS encoding MFS transporter — translation MNRKLFPLALGGLGIGTTEFVIMGLLPDVAASLNISIPAAGYLISAYALGVVVGAPVLVALSAKYPPKRILIGLMALFTLFNGLSALAPGFYTLFLARFFSGLPHGAFFGVGSIVASRLAKEGKQAQAISMMFAGLTVANLAMVPLVTFVGHHLNWRYAFGVVSSIGLLTILFLHFWLPALPSQKVTSLKEDMQFLMTKRSWLIIAITGIGFGGLFAWFSYIAPLMTQVTGFSENTMSSIMILAGAGMVVGNLIGGYMADHMPPAKASAILLGLMVAGLVCVFFFSGNQPVALALTFICGALSMSLGTPVNIMMIRSAKKSEMMAAAIMQAAFNIANSLGAFLGGVPLKNGYGYNYPSLVGALLALSGLGLCIVFIVRYKTVPKIETKQKTGSSKIILTVPENCEVTCS, via the coding sequence ATGAATAGAAAACTATTTCCATTGGCGTTGGGGGGCTTAGGCATCGGTACTACAGAATTTGTGATCATGGGTTTGTTGCCGGATGTGGCCGCTTCGCTGAATATATCCATACCGGCAGCGGGCTACCTTATTTCAGCCTATGCACTGGGAGTGGTGGTAGGCGCCCCGGTGCTGGTGGCGCTATCGGCTAAATATCCGCCTAAAAGAATCCTGATCGGGTTAATGGCGCTGTTTACCTTATTTAACGGGTTATCGGCGTTGGCCCCCGGCTTCTATACCTTATTTTTAGCGCGCTTTTTTTCAGGTTTACCACACGGCGCTTTTTTTGGTGTAGGATCGATCGTTGCCTCACGCCTGGCAAAAGAAGGCAAACAGGCGCAGGCGATTTCAATGATGTTTGCAGGGTTAACTGTTGCCAACCTGGCCATGGTGCCCCTGGTTACGTTTGTCGGGCATCACCTAAACTGGAGGTATGCGTTTGGTGTGGTGTCATCAATAGGGCTGCTGACTATTCTGTTTCTGCATTTCTGGCTTCCGGCGCTTCCCAGCCAGAAAGTGACCAGTCTTAAAGAAGATATGCAGTTCCTGATGACAAAAAGATCCTGGCTGATCATTGCCATTACAGGGATTGGGTTTGGAGGCCTGTTTGCCTGGTTTAGTTATATAGCGCCGCTGATGACACAGGTTACCGGGTTTAGTGAGAACACCATGTCTTCGATTATGATCCTTGCGGGAGCCGGCATGGTGGTCGGAAACCTTATAGGCGGCTATATGGCAGACCATATGCCTCCTGCAAAGGCATCCGCCATCTTATTGGGCCTGATGGTGGCAGGATTGGTTTGTGTATTCTTCTTTTCAGGAAATCAGCCGGTAGCTTTGGCGTTAACCTTTATTTGCGGCGCCCTATCCATGTCGTTGGGTACGCCCGTAAATATTATGATGATCCGTTCTGCGAAAAAATCAGAAATGATGGCGGCTGCAATCATGCAGGCGGCTTTTAATATTGCCAATTCCCTGGGGGCCTTTTTGGGTGGCGTTCCGCTAAAAAACGGGTATGGATATAATTATCCCTCGTTGGTAGGGGCACTGTTGGCCCTTTCAGGATTGGGATTGTGTATTGTTTTTATTGTGCGTTATAAAACCGTACCGAAGATCGAAACAAAACAAAAAACAGGTTCTTCCAAAATAATACTCACCGTTCCAGAAAATTGCGAAGTGACGTGTTCATAA
- a CDS encoding ion channel, translating to MAIGRKRDMGKTVDNTGLNTAVSSKFARFINKDGSANVINKTGSVFDKYSIYNYLINLGNVKFVLLILGFYTTINFLFATVYYFFCIPHLQGLVRGTPLETFEEAYFFSSQTLTTVGYGRISPVGFITNTIASIEALVGILTLAIITGLLYGRFVKPRAYIRFSKHAVIAPFRGGKSIMFRLAPIKNATLSEVSIQVTISMLVNTNGDTNYKYYSLPLQFNTINTLHITWTVVHPINEDSPVYNMTMEELAAADFEMMVYLKAFDEDFSNTVIARTSYTFDEFVNGAKFVPVYYESPEGKGTVVELSKLNEYTHFGDAAI from the coding sequence ATGGCAATAGGCAGAAAACGCGATATGGGCAAAACCGTTGATAATACGGGATTAAACACAGCCGTCAGTTCTAAATTCGCCCGTTTTATTAATAAGGACGGGTCTGCAAATGTTATTAATAAGACCGGTTCTGTTTTTGATAAATACAGTATCTATAACTATCTGATCAACCTCGGGAACGTTAAATTTGTATTGCTGATCCTTGGCTTTTATACCACCATCAACTTTTTATTTGCAACGGTTTATTATTTTTTCTGTATCCCTCATTTGCAGGGATTAGTGAGGGGAACGCCCCTCGAGACTTTTGAGGAAGCCTATTTTTTTTCGTCTCAAACACTTACTACGGTTGGTTATGGACGTATCAGCCCTGTGGGATTTATTACTAATACGATTGCCTCTATTGAGGCGTTGGTGGGCATATTGACGCTGGCCATCATCACCGGCCTGCTGTACGGCCGGTTTGTAAAACCCAGAGCCTATATCCGGTTTAGTAAACATGCCGTTATCGCTCCTTTTCGGGGCGGCAAGTCGATCATGTTCCGGCTGGCGCCTATAAAAAATGCAACGCTGAGCGAAGTGTCGATACAGGTAACAATAAGTATGCTGGTTAATACGAACGGGGACACCAATTATAAATATTATTCACTACCCCTGCAATTCAATACGATTAATACCTTGCATATTACCTGGACGGTAGTGCATCCGATTAACGAAGACAGTCCTGTCTATAATATGACGATGGAAGAGCTGGCGGCGGCCGATTTTGAAATGATGGTGTATCTGAAGGCATTTGATGAAGATTTTTCCAATACCGTTATAGCCCGCACCAGCTACACCTTTGATGAGTTTGTGAATGGCGCAAAATTTGTTCCGGTATACTATGAATCCCCGGAAGGAAAAGGTACTGTAGTAGAGCTTTCCAAGCTGAATGAGTACACCCACTTCGGGGACGCGGCTATTTAG
- a CDS encoding heavy-metal-associated domain-containing protein — MDIVKFKTNLKCEGCISKVTPALNSINGVKDWAVDLKDTDRILTITGSAIAEKAVVQALLQNGYKAEKAG, encoded by the coding sequence ATGGACATAGTAAAATTTAAAACAAACCTGAAATGCGAAGGATGCATAAGTAAAGTAACTCCGGCGCTGAACAGCATCAACGGAGTAAAAGACTGGGCCGTTGACCTGAAGGATACAGATAGAATATTAACGATCACCGGCAGTGCTATTGCCGAAAAAGCCGTTGTTCAGGCGCTCCTGCAGAACGGTTATAAGGCCGAAAAAGCCGGTTAA
- a CDS encoding LLM class flavin-dependent oxidoreductase, whose translation MTGNPLTGVRYSILDLATVCKGDTVHQTFERSLHTAQHAETLGYTRYWFSEHHNMESVASAATSLLIGYVAGGTQTIRVGSGGIMLPNHSPLIVAEQFGTLGTLYPHRIDLGLGRAPGTDALTAMTIRQAPINMPYDFKEAIESLQQYFRKENKTAKVRALPGEGVALPIWILGSSTDSAFLAAEMGLPYAFAAHFAPQQLKAALEIYHSRFQPSAVLKEPYAMACVNVIAADSTAEAASLSTSLYRMFLGIFTNSRSPLQPPIPYEEMEQLWTPEQKYGVMHMLSESFIGTKEKIKEELTDFVTATGVKELMLISQVFDQQKKLHSYSLISNLFKGR comes from the coding sequence ATGACAGGAAATCCGTTAACCGGCGTCCGCTACTCCATACTGGATCTTGCAACGGTTTGCAAAGGCGACACTGTTCACCAAACCTTTGAACGCAGTCTGCACACCGCACAGCACGCAGAAACCTTGGGCTATACGCGTTATTGGTTCTCCGAACATCATAATATGGAAAGCGTGGCCAGCGCCGCTACTTCCCTGCTGATCGGGTATGTGGCCGGGGGCACCCAAACGATCCGCGTGGGTTCCGGCGGTATCATGCTGCCCAATCATTCACCGCTGATCGTTGCGGAACAATTTGGAACGCTGGGCACCCTATACCCGCACCGTATCGACCTTGGGTTGGGCCGCGCCCCGGGCACGGATGCGCTAACGGCCATGACCATCCGGCAGGCTCCTATTAATATGCCTTACGATTTTAAGGAAGCCATTGAATCCTTGCAACAATATTTCAGGAAAGAAAATAAAACGGCAAAAGTGCGGGCATTGCCCGGGGAAGGCGTTGCCCTTCCGATATGGATCTTAGGCTCCAGCACAGACAGCGCCTTCCTTGCTGCCGAAATGGGGTTGCCGTACGCATTTGCCGCCCATTTTGCACCGCAGCAGCTAAAAGCCGCCCTGGAAATTTATCACAGCCGTTTTCAGCCGTCCGCTGTTTTAAAAGAACCGTATGCGATGGCCTGTGTTAATGTTATTGCTGCAGACAGTACTGCAGAAGCGGCATCCCTTTCAACCTCCTTATACCGCATGTTCCTGGGCATTTTTACCAACAGCCGCTCACCCTTGCAACCGCCGATCCCTTATGAAGAAATGGAGCAGTTATGGACGCCGGAACAAAAATATGGGGTAATGCATATGCTATCGGAAAGTTTTATTGGCACCAAAGAAAAGATCAAAGAGGAACTTACTGATTTCGTTACCGCAACCGGCGTTAAAGAATTAATGCTTATTTCACAGGTTTTTGATCAGCAAAAAAAATTGCATTCTTACTCCCTTATCAGCAACTTGTTTAAGGGCCGCTGA
- a CDS encoding TlpA family protein disulfide reductase: MTTRIISGALLSALLTIAACKSGADKKTAEAAGTVAAPVQNDTVHQPAADSSHTAGLPHFKMMDEQGRAVALDSLKGKKVFVNIWASWCPPCRAEMPSIQKLSKKTDKNKVTFVLLSVDDDPAAGIGFKKAQQIELPVFFPGEQLPSLFNVEGIPATFIFDEKGALIKSMVGMENYDTQEYVDLLEH, encoded by the coding sequence ATGACAACAAGAATTATTTCAGGTGCATTGCTTTCTGCACTACTGACAATAGCCGCCTGTAAAAGCGGGGCGGATAAAAAAACGGCGGAAGCGGCAGGTACTGTTGCAGCGCCGGTGCAAAACGATACCGTGCATCAGCCTGCTGCAGATAGCAGTCATACTGCAGGTCTTCCCCATTTTAAAATGATGGATGAACAGGGACGGGCCGTGGCGCTTGATTCATTAAAAGGTAAAAAGGTATTTGTAAATATATGGGCTTCCTGGTGCCCGCCCTGCCGTGCAGAAATGCCTTCCATTCAGAAATTATCTAAAAAAACAGATAAAAATAAAGTAACGTTTGTTTTATTATCGGTCGACGACGATCCCGCTGCCGGCATCGGATTTAAAAAAGCTCAGCAAATTGAGTTGCCCGTCTTCTTCCCTGGAGAGCAGCTACCGTCCTTATTTAATGTGGAAGGCATCCCCGCTACTTTTATTTTTGACGAGAAGGGCGCGTTAATAAAAAGTATGGTGGGCATGGAAAACTATGATACGCAGGAATATGTTGATCTGCTGGAGCATTAA
- a CDS encoding SRPBCC family protein, with the protein MESQTVVQEVIYNAPVEKVWQALTDKDQMKQWYFDIPDFNTAPGSRFDFYEGPKKKYRHRATITALIPLQKLQHTWAHPDQSKGTSLLTWELFPKGDQTRVHLTHSGLEQLADGGPAFAKENYEQGWNTIMNTSLRNFLER; encoded by the coding sequence ATGGAATCGCAAACAGTAGTACAGGAAGTTATTTACAATGCTCCTGTTGAAAAAGTGTGGCAGGCGCTTACCGACAAAGACCAGATGAAACAATGGTATTTTGACATTCCTGATTTTAATACAGCGCCAGGAAGCCGTTTTGATTTTTATGAAGGTCCGAAAAAAAAATACCGTCACCGGGCTACCATTACCGCATTGATCCCTTTGCAAAAATTACAGCATACCTGGGCCCACCCGGATCAAAGCAAGGGCACTTCTTTGCTCACCTGGGAGCTGTTTCCCAAAGGCGATCAAACCCGCGTACACCTCACCCATTCCGGCTTAGAGCAGTTGGCTGATGGCGGCCCCGCTTTTGCAAAAGAAAATTACGAACAGGGTTGGAATACCATTATGAACACGTCACTTCGCAATTTTCTGGAACGGTGA
- a CDS encoding DUF1569 domain-containing protein, which yields MTNIFSPEGAQSFIKRIDLLTPKSQPQWGKMSVDQMLAHLCVMYELVYTDKHPRPKGFVKWILKTFVKKTVVNEVPYKHNIRTAPFFLITGARDFEKEQARLIGYIRQTQELGGAYFNGKESHSFGPLTEPEWNNLFAKHLDHHLRQFGV from the coding sequence ATGACAAATATTTTTTCACCGGAGGGAGCTCAATCTTTTATAAAGCGTATCGACTTATTAACGCCCAAAAGTCAGCCGCAATGGGGTAAAATGAGCGTAGATCAGATGTTAGCGCATTTATGTGTGATGTACGAGCTGGTATACACCGATAAACATCCCCGACCGAAAGGATTTGTGAAATGGATCTTAAAAACCTTCGTCAAGAAAACAGTGGTTAATGAAGTTCCTTATAAGCACAACATAAGAACGGCGCCTTTTTTCCTGATCACCGGCGCGCGTGATTTTGAAAAAGAACAGGCACGCCTGATCGGGTACATCCGGCAAACCCAGGAGTTGGGCGGCGCTTATTTCAATGGGAAGGAATCGCATTCTTTCGGGCCGCTAACGGAACCGGAATGGAATAATCTTTTTGCCAAACACCTGGATCATCATCTCCGGCAATTTGGTGTTTAA
- a CDS encoding serine hydrolase domain-containing protein, with amino-acid sequence MKYCLFVWLLACSAMLPTSAQHVADAAILKLMDQYNAIGLSVAVVKNNKIIYNKSYGYKNREDKTLIQNTDLFRIASISKSFTATSLMQLVDAGKISLDDEASKLIGFKINNPKFPDVPITLRMLLSHTSSLNDQNGYFNLDVINPGKNPDWARCYNDYKPGTGYEYCNLNFNLAGSILEKITGVRFDQYVQQHILLPLHLYGGYNVDSLDRNRLVPLYEYNDSTKSFAVAPRAYASPKATLAHYTMGYSTPVFSPTGGMKISALDLAKYMMLHMNYGTGNGVRIISEQSSKTMQTKLSDKEHYGLALYYTDSLIAGKRMVGHTGDAYGLYSSMFFQPEEKFGFVVITNGCLLQYKNSVVALLYDAINLLYQDFIQ; translated from the coding sequence ATGAAATATTGTCTTTTTGTTTGGTTGCTGGCCTGCAGTGCAATGTTGCCCACCAGCGCACAGCATGTTGCTGATGCAGCTATCCTGAAATTGATGGATCAATATAACGCAATCGGGCTGTCTGTTGCCGTTGTAAAGAACAATAAAATCATTTATAACAAATCTTATGGCTATAAAAACAGGGAAGATAAAACCCTGATTCAAAATACCGATCTGTTCCGTATTGCATCGATCTCCAAATCTTTTACCGCAACCTCGCTGATGCAACTGGTTGACGCAGGAAAGATCAGTTTAGATGATGAAGCATCCAAACTGATCGGCTTTAAAATCAATAACCCAAAATTTCCCGATGTCCCGATCACCTTGCGCATGCTGCTGTCGCACACCTCCAGCCTGAATGACCAAAACGGTTACTTCAACCTGGATGTGATCAACCCGGGTAAAAACCCCGATTGGGCCCGGTGTTACAATGATTATAAACCCGGAACCGGTTATGAATACTGCAACCTGAACTTTAATCTTGCCGGAAGTATTCTTGAAAAGATAACAGGCGTGCGCTTTGACCAATACGTACAACAACACATCCTGCTGCCCCTGCATCTTTACGGCGGGTATAATGTTGATTCGCTCGACAGGAACCGCCTGGTGCCGCTGTATGAATATAACGATTCAACCAAAAGCTTTGCGGTAGCGCCCCGCGCTTATGCATCGCCCAAAGCAACCCTGGCGCACTATACAATGGGCTACAGCACGCCTGTTTTCTCACCTACCGGCGGTATGAAAATATCTGCACTGGACCTGGCAAAGTACATGATGCTGCACATGAATTACGGCACCGGCAATGGCGTGCGGATCATTTCGGAACAAAGCAGTAAGACGATGCAAACCAAGCTTTCTGATAAAGAGCATTACGGGTTGGCCTTATACTATACTGATAGCCTGATCGCAGGGAAACGAATGGTAGGGCATACGGGAGATGCCTACGGTTTGTACAGCAGTATGTTCTTCCAACCCGAAGAAAAATTCGGGTTTGTAGTCATCACTAACGGTTGTCTTCTTCAATATAAAAATTCGGTAGTAGCCTTGCTGTATGATGCGATAAATCTTCTTTACCAGGATTTCATTCAATGA
- a CDS encoding nucleoside deaminase gives MTDEYFMQLALKEAARAFEEEEIPIGAVVVAQQKVIARGYNMTEKLNDPTAHAEMIALTSAFNHLGAKYLPDATLYVTVEPCVMCAGALYWSKISRVVWGASDSKNGFSRVQPGVSPFHPKTQLTTGILETECAALMKEFFRNKR, from the coding sequence GTGACGGACGAATATTTTATGCAACTGGCTTTAAAGGAAGCTGCGCGGGCATTTGAGGAGGAAGAAATTCCCATCGGGGCCGTTGTAGTAGCACAGCAAAAGGTAATTGCACGCGGCTATAATATGACCGAAAAGTTGAATGATCCTACCGCTCATGCGGAAATGATCGCGTTGACTTCTGCTTTTAATCACCTGGGCGCAAAATACCTTCCGGACGCGACGCTTTACGTTACGGTGGAGCCCTGCGTTATGTGCGCCGGCGCTTTGTACTGGAGCAAGATCAGCCGGGTGGTTTGGGGCGCTTCAGACAGCAAGAACGGTTTTAGTCGCGTACAACCCGGCGTCTCGCCTTTTCATCCCAAAACACAACTCACTACAGGTATCCTCGAAACAGAATGTGCTGCATTGATGAAGGAATTTTTCAGAAATAAGCGGTAA